From Bacillus basilensis, a single genomic window includes:
- the nikC gene encoding nickel transporter permease, protein MEVRLSKEENTSLQTIQTKNTSKWIISYRKLKKNKMAFIGGIIVLFYILIAIFAPLLAPYNPFDIQLVNKLQPPSMEHWMGTDDKGRDILSRLLHGTRLSLLVGFSSVFIGALFGIILGIISGYYGGWFDTIIMRIIDIMLAFPGILLALAIVGALGPSLVNVIIAIGFFSIPMFARIVRASTLTVKKLEYIDAIRALGANDFTIIMKHIFPNILSPIIVQATLRLATAILSAAGLSFLGLGAQPPSPEWGAMLSNGRDFLFTAPHIAMFPGIAMSTLVIGLNMFGDGLRDALDPRLKK, encoded by the coding sequence ATGGAAGTTCGTCTTTCTAAAGAAGAAAATACTTCTTTACAAACGATTCAAACGAAGAACACATCGAAATGGATCATTAGCTATCGAAAACTGAAAAAAAATAAGATGGCATTTATCGGAGGGATTATCGTTCTTTTCTATATTTTAATAGCTATATTTGCCCCATTGTTAGCACCCTATAATCCATTTGATATTCAGTTAGTTAACAAATTACAACCACCATCTATGGAACATTGGATGGGAACAGATGATAAAGGCAGAGATATTTTAAGCCGCCTTTTACACGGGACACGCCTTTCATTACTTGTTGGATTTTCTTCTGTATTTATAGGGGCATTGTTCGGCATTATTCTTGGTATCATTTCTGGTTATTACGGTGGATGGTTTGACACAATCATTATGCGAATCATTGATATTATGCTAGCTTTCCCTGGTATTTTACTTGCTCTTGCCATTGTAGGCGCACTAGGACCAAGTCTTGTGAACGTAATTATCGCTATTGGCTTTTTCTCAATTCCTATGTTCGCTCGTATCGTTAGAGCTTCTACATTAACAGTAAAAAAATTAGAGTATATCGATGCTATAAGAGCACTAGGGGCAAATGATTTTACTATTATTATGAAACACATATTCCCTAACATCTTATCACCTATTATCGTCCAAGCTACTTTACGCTTAGCTACAGCAATTTTATCTGCAGCTGGATTATCATTTTTAGGACTTGGAGCGCAACCACCTTCACCTGAATGGGGTGCCATGTTAAGTAATGGACGCGACTTTTTATTTACCGCACCACATATTGCAATGTTTCCCGGAATCGCAATGTCTACACTCGTAATCGGTTTAAACATGTTTGGTGACGGATTACGTGATGCACTAGATCCGAGACTTAAAAAATAG